TTCTATCAGTAAtattctagaagtgttattctgcagattttgttcaaaacatctTAACACAGTTGGCCCTACAAACCATGActatgcccttagcaacaaccaaatgccagtatattttggtcaaataagaACATCATTTGGTAGGCAAgtgtaaaaatgtatgcaaaaaatgtatgtaaacattcctagcaaccatgaccacactcAGAGCAACAGCctaatgatcgcatatattgcaaagacgtGTTGTAAATGATAGTTATATCAGGAAAAATGCAATTCTGAAAATTGAgcattttaaaatcaataacatgtacatacacatattatattattagaatgaatgaatgaatgaatacttGTGTGGAACAATAAGTATAATGTGTATTGCCTGTTCAAACATGTAGAATTTGGCTGTAAACATAATAATGTCTGTCGCCAAGAACATTTATTACGTACACTCATAACATTATTTACACCATCACACACTATTAGAGTtatctacattttatttttatttttttctctttcagcTATTCAGTACATTTATAACAACATATcgaatacatttatttacatcatCATGGCTGCAGTACCAAATGCCTGTTTTGCTGCTTCTAACACCTATGCAAGCATTCATAGACAGAAACTGTTATCAGACCCAGCATTAAATGAGGTTACACCACCAGGAAGTCCTACAAGACCCATGTCACCTGGTAAGTTACCAATTACCTCATCTAGATCCTTCACACTGGCGGATTTCAAGTAAAGTTTCCTTCACAGATGCTATACTTacactttcaatatttttactttAGTTAAACATCAGTCAGAAAATGGGACCCAGGGTGCATATTCTAAGTTTTAAATCGGCCCACTGTGCCAGATGAGATCAGTGGCATCTTTATGAAGCGCTGCCAGAAAACGAGTGAAAATTCTTACTAAGTATTAAATCGGCCCATTGTGCCAGATGACATCAGTGGTGTCATCACTTGATCTGAATATAAATTAATCTGCCTATTGTTACTGTTAGATAGGACCAACCAATCACACACTTTAATTTCATGATGGACTTCAACGCATATAAGCGAGATTGAACCATTGCTGTAtaaaattgtaatataattttaccATTAGTATAAGTCTCAGTGTCTGTGTAGGAGGCAGTAAATCAAAATCCATCAGAGTGAAGGATCTAGGCTAATCACTATCCATTTCATaaaaactaatttacataaatgtaaaGGTCACCTGCTTAGTCAACAATCTCTCTGAAATCTAAATTGTTTTCACATACTGTAAGTTTCCAACCTCTTTTAAATCAGCAAAACTATGTTTTCATAGATGATAGTTAATAGTCAATATATCGATGCTAGCTCAACCGTGTAGGTTACTTTAGTATATTGTATGTGAAAATGGAAGTAATATAGAAGAGGTGAAAATAAAAAGTTCATCTCATATTTGATTCATCAAAACAAGATGTTTTAGGGAACTTTGGCTGCATTTGAATGTAAACACAGTTAAACatcttgtactgcagtgcaGTTAGGTAGTTGGCAAATATAGTCATAgtactagtgtgtgtgtgtgtgtgtacattattCCATTCCAATTTGTATACCATCCAGTATttatcactgtacatgtaaaataaccTCTTGATAGATAATAACTTGGTGCATGTTATAACAAGCTCATTAACTTTCAAATGGGAAAAcagagaaaaatgaaaatagtacATTGAAAACTCTATAAAGTTGTAACCGATTggtttgaaaatattgaaaaaagaaTCTTTGTGTGTATAATTAATGACTATAGTCTAGATTATAGTATAATTATACAGATAAAGTAATAATGATGCATGCTTTCCAAGACCTATGTATGAGTCATGTCAGTCGTTGCCTTCCCTGAAAAAGAGCAACAACCCCAAGTAACATGAGCAAATGGATGACATAACACCTAGTGAAGGTAGGGTTATTTCTGTAAACACATCACTTGTATGGCTAGCAACCATATCGTCATGGTAACAACCATATGATATTTGATGTTGAAGCAATCCTACTATTTGAATTTAATAAAAATGACAGGACAATATCTTGTTCATTTTATATACTAAACAAGAGAGAGAGGTCGTGAGTTAGTTGTCAGTGATGTATATACTAAACAAGAGAGAGGTCGTGAGTTAGTTGTCAGTGATGTATATACTAAACAAGAGAGAGGTCGTGAGTTAGTTGTCAGTGATGTATATACTAAACAAGAGAGAGGTCGTGAGTTAGTTGTCAGTGATGTATATACTAAACAAGAGAGAGGTCGTGAGTTAGTTGTCAGTGATGTATATACTAAACAAGAGAGAGGTCGTGAGTTAGTTGTCAGTGATGTATATACTAAACAAGAGAGAGGTCGTGAGTTAGTTGTCAGTGATGTATATACTAAACAAGAGAGAGGTCGTGAGTTAGTTGTCAGTGATGTATATACTAAACAAGAGAGAGGTCATGAGTTAGTTGTCAGTGATGTATATACTAAACAAGAGAGAGGTCGTGAGTTAGTTGTCAGTGATGTTTATACTAAACAAGAGAGAGGTCGTGAGTTAGTTGTCAGTGATGTATATACTAAACAAGAGAGAGGTCGTGAGTTAGTTGTCAGTGATGTTTATACTAAACAAGAGAGAGGTCATGAGTTAGTTGTCAGtgatgtatatactaaattcaCATCAGTAGCAAGCAGTAACACTAGCTGACCATAGAAGTTACATATTGCAAAaagattgtatgtacagtaaaatGATATTATCAGAATTCTGActgttttaaatttataacaaaaacaacatacatgtatgacagtgAAGTAGAACGCCATACATTTCTGATCATGACAAACTTATTGacatatataatttgaaatatctaTTTCAAGGATAACGGTGTCACATGTTGGATATTTGTTGAGTATCAACATTGCCTACAAGTGtattaaatatcaaaacttATGCATgggtacatacaaatgtatattgtcaTGTAATACAGTATGTCAGAATgattattttccatattttatcAATGTGGCAACATGCATGCCTGTCACAGTGTTCAAATAGCTGGTTAAATATTGTACATAGGCAGTGTATGCTATGggcaaattacataattaaaAAGTCAATATCATTTATGGTATTGATAATTCGCTATTATATCTCATTCTGATAAAATGTGTTGTCAAGGAGGACATACAAAAAAATAGATAGCAAATGAAATTAAGTTCATGTCTAAAGCCCTCACCAGATTTAATATGATAAATATCAATGTGTACTTGTATATATCTTGTTTTGAGTGCCTATATGcacaatatatgtacagtattaatAATGAAGTATTCAATGACCAATATGAAATATggtaaataaatgaacaaaaaatgttcatcagcttggtagatcattAGATTGTATGATAAGTTGTGTTACTCCACTCTAACCAGCCTGTTCTAGCCGTGATAAGAAAATCTTCCCTGAAACCTGAATAGATCTGAATAACCCATTGTATTGTACAGCCTAGTCCAATTACTGAGTAGTCTGCAGATTATTGAGAGTTGCTATATTTTCTGTCATGCAAGAAGAAAgaataaagtaaagtaaagcaAAACAGGTCCATTTCTTGATGAAATTATTAAGagctgttgttttttttgtttgtctgaCAGGAGCAAGTCCTTCCAAATGGATCAACTCTGCACTGAACTACTTTCACTTTCAAGGTAGACCCCGAAGTGAGTCAAATCCAGAGAATAGGGGAACACTGCCCTCTATCAACAATGACCATCACTTTCATGATACTATTGAAATTTCAAGCCAATCACAAGATGATATTATCACTGCTCACTCCCATCTTGTGATGGAAACCAGTACTCACAAAAGTCAAAGTATGCCCTCTACCCCTCATAAAGTCATTATGAGTGGCAACAGATAAACAATCACTACTAGTGAATGGTAACTGAAGAGACTGCCATTTGAACTGCTCACATGcagtaccatggcaacacagttgtcatggtgatatcACCGACTGGACATTAGTATTCAACAGTATTCTATTGCCAATTCGGGATTGTTGCATCATTTGAAATCACTTGTTTCACTGATGTTTGACTTGGCAGTTTGTCAAAATCTGTTCTTTTACATGTATGCATCATAGAGTATACATGTGTGTTATAAGATTTCCATGGTCAAGTTAGGTGTCTtatttatatatcaatattCTAATATAACCTGCCACTTACAAAGAAATCTTTAAATTTATTgactttgtttatttgttgttgttgtttattgtttacaggGTTCATTGCTAACTCTACAAACACCACACCAGCTGTTCAGTTTCAGCATACAGCATGCTATGAAA
This Glandiceps talaboti chromosome 13, keGlaTala1.1, whole genome shotgun sequence DNA region includes the following protein-coding sequences:
- the LOC144444810 gene encoding uncharacterized protein LOC144444810 isoform X2; the encoded protein is MAAVPNACFAASNTYASIHRQKLLSDPALNEVTPPGSPTRPMSPGASPSKWINSALNYFHFQGRPRRFIANSTNTTPAVQFQHTACYESFYLWS
- the LOC144444810 gene encoding uncharacterized protein LOC144444810 isoform X1, which gives rise to MAAVPNACFAASNTYASIHRQKLLSDPALNEVTPPGSPTRPMSPGASPSKWINSALNYFHFQGRPRSESNPENRGTLPSINNDHHFHDTIEISSQSQDDIITAHSHLVMETSTHKSQSMPSTPHKVIMSGNR